In a single window of the Micropterus dolomieu isolate WLL.071019.BEF.003 ecotype Adirondacks unplaced genomic scaffold, ASM2129224v1 contig_5060, whole genome shotgun sequence genome:
- the LOC123964737 gene encoding E3 ubiquitin-protein ligase TRIM21-like: MSAASCLLTEDQFLCSICLNVFTDPVTIPCGHNFCKTCITEHWNINVPCQCPNCKKVFNTKPELQVNTFISEMAAQFRQSAQQKASSSSSEQQAAKPGEVPCDVCTGTKVKALKSCLVCLASYCETHLEPHLTASRLKRHQLIDPVENLEGRMCTKHDKLLELFCKTDQMCVCMLCTVLDHKTHDVVPLKEEYEGKKAELGKTEAETQLMIQKRRLKIQEIKRSVELSKEDADREIAGGVQVFSALKESVERSQAELIDTIKEKQRETEKQAEGFIKELEQEISELKKRSSEVEQLSRSEDHLHLLQRLPSLNAAPPTKDWTEVSVRPPSYEGTVRRAVNQLEETLSKQMKKLLEAELKRVQQYAVDVTLDPDTAHPYLILSDDGKQVKHGDVKKNLPDNSERFGYCPNVLAKQSFSSGRFYYEVQVKGKPKWDLGVARESINRKGNITVSPQKGYWTIWLRNENEYEALAGPSVSLSLKSQPEKVGVFVDYEEGLVSFYDVDAAALIYSFTGCCFTEKLYPFFSPCINNGGKNSAPLIISPVNHTE, from the coding sequence ATGTCTGCTGCCAGCTGTCTGCTGACTGAAGATCAGTTTCTGTGCTCCATCTGTCTGAATGTGTTCACTGATCCAGTCACCATACCATGTGGACACAACTTCTGTAAAACCTGCATCACTGAACACTGGAATATTAATGTCCCGTGTCAGTGTCCCAACTGTAAAAAGGTTTTCAACACAAAACCTGAGCTGCAGGTCAACACTTTCATCTCTGAGATGGCTGCTCAGTTCAGACAGTCAGCTCAACAgaaagccagcagcagcagctcagagcaACAAGCTGCCAAACCAGGAGAAGTTCCCTGTGACGTCTGCACTGGAACCAAAGTGAAGGCCCTgaagtcctgcctggtgtgtctgGCCTCCTACTgtgagactcacctggagccTCATCTGACAGCTTCACGCCTGAAAAGACATCAGCTGATCGACCCTGTGGAGAACCTGGAAGGCAGGATGTGTACGAAGCACGATAAACTGCTGGAGCTGTTCTGTAAGACCGACcagatgtgtgtctgcatgctctGCACTGTTTTAGACCACAAGACACATGATGTTGTTCCTCTGAAAGAAGAATATGAAGGAAAGAAGGCCGAGCTGGggaagacagaggctgaaactcAGCTGATGATCCAGAAGAGACGACTGAAGATTCAGGAGATCAAACGCTCAGTGGAGCTCAGTAAGGaagatgcagacagagagatagcaggTGGTGTTCAGGTCTTCAGCGCTCTGAAGGAGTCTGTTGAGAGAAGCCAGGCCGAGCTCATCGACACGatcaaagagaagcagagagagacagagaaacaggctgaaggcttcatcaaagagctggaacaggaaatctctgagctgaagaagagaagctctgaggtggagcagctctcacgctctgaagaccacctccacctcctccaaagACTCCCGTCCCTGAACGCTGCTCCACCCACCAAGGACTGGACAGAAGTCAGCGTCCGTCCACCTTCCTATGAGGGGACTGTGAGGAGAGCTGTGAATCAGCTGGAGGAGACGCTCAGTAAACAGATGAAGAAGCTGCTTGAGGCCGAGCTGAAGAGGGTCCAGCAGTATGCAGTGGATGTGACACTCGATCCTGATACAGCACATCCCTACCTCATCCTGTCTGATGATGGAAAACAAGTTAAACATGGTGATGTAAAGAAGAATCTCCCAGACAATTCAGAGAGATTTGGTTATTGTCCTAATGTCTTAGCAAAGCAGAGTTTCTCTTCAGGAAGATTTTACTACGAGGTTCAGGTTAAAGGAAAGCCTAAGTGGGATTTAGGAGTGGCCAGAGAGTCGATCAACAGGAAGGGAAACATCACAGTGAGTCCTCAGAAAGGTTACTGGACGATATGGTTGAGGAATGAAAATGAGTATGAAGCTCTTGCTGGCCCTtcagtcagtctctctctgaAGTCTCAGCCTGAGAAGGTGGGGGTGTTTGTGGATTATGAGGAGGGTCTGGTCTCCTTTTATGACGTTGATGCTGCAGCTCTTATCTACTCCTTTACTGGCTGCTGCTTCACTGAGAAACTCTACCCATTCTTTAGTCCTTGTATAAATAATGGTGGTAAAAACTCTGCCCCTCTGATCATCTCTCCTGTCAATCACACTGAGTAG